The following coding sequences lie in one Metopolophium dirhodum isolate CAU chromosome 5, ASM1992520v1, whole genome shotgun sequence genomic window:
- the LOC132944567 gene encoding cuticle protein 7-like translates to MAAKLIIFTVCVASALAQYSAPAYKPAYSAPAYAAPKAYAPEPAYAPAPYNFEYSVNDPHTYDVKSQSEYSDGNGYVKGSYSLLEADGSTRTVEYTADDYNGFNAVVKNEGGYKAPAYAAPAYSAPAYKPAYSAPAYSAPAYKPAYAAPAYSAPAYAAPAYPAPAYSAPAYKPAYKPAY, encoded by the exons ATGGCCGCTAAG TTGATCATCTTCACCGTTTGTGTGGCTTCTGCCCTCGCCCAATACTCTGCCCCAGCCTACAAGCCCGCTTACTCAGCGCCAGCTTACGCAGCACCAAAGGCTTACGCCCCAGAGCCCGCCTACGCCCCAGCCCCATACAACTTCGAATACAGCGTAAACGACCCACACACCTACGATGTCAAGAGCCAATCTGAATACAGCGACGGCAACGGTTACGTCAAGGGATCTTACAGCCTTTTGGAAGCCGACGGTTCCACCCGTACCGTTGAATACACCGCTGACGACTACAACGGTTTCAACGCCGTCGTCAAGAACGAAGGTGGATACAAGGCCCCAGCTTACGCTGCACCAGCTTACTCTGCACCAGCCTACAAGCCAGCATACTCTGCACCAGCCTACTCCGCACCAGCCTACAAGCCAGCATACGCTGCCCCAGCTTACTCTGCACCAGCCTACGCCGCCCCAGCTTACCCAGCACCCGCATACTCTGCCCCGGCCTACAAGCCAGCATACAAACCAGCATACTAA
- the LOC132944573 gene encoding cuticle protein 19-like codes for MAVKLIVFATCLSSALAQYVVPAYPAAPAAYHLSPSYHMAPAYQVATVYAAAPAYQVAPAKAYVPVEPTNAPTPYSFVYSVNDPTTYDVKSQAESSDGNGNVKGFYSLLDADGSTRTVEYTADDYSGFNAVVKKEGGYASAGYKPAAAAPYKPF; via the exons ATGGCTGTCAAG TTGATCGTTTTCGCTACATGCTTGTCATCCGCCCTAGCCCAATACGTCGTACCGGCTTACCCAGCGGCACCCGCCGCCTACCACTTGTCACCCTCTTACCACATGGCGCCCGCTTACCAGGTGGCAACCGTTTATGCCGCAGCACCCGCTTACCAAGTGGCACCCGCAAAGGCTTACGTACCGGTGGAACCCACCAACGCGCCAACACCGTACAGCTTCGTGTACAGCGTGAATGACCCGACCACTTACGACGTCAAGAGCCAAGCAGAGTCTAGCGATGGCAACGGTAACGTAAAAGGCTTCTACAGCCTTTTGGACGCAGACGGTTCCACGCGTACCGTCGAGTACACCGCCGACGACTACAGCGGGTTCAATGCCGTCGTCAAGAAGGAAGGCGGATACGCTTCCGCCGGTTACAAACCTGCAGCAGCAGCCCCATACAAGCCGTTCTGA
- the LOC132944559 gene encoding cuticle protein 7-like, with protein sequence MAAKMIIFAACVATTLAQYAAPAYPSHHAAPAYSAPAYSAPKAYAPEPTYAPKPYSFEYSVNDPHTYDVHSQSEHSDGYGNVKGTYSLLEADGSTRVVDYTADSYGFNAEVKKIEGHGYSASAPAYKSAPAYKPAYSAPAYSAPAYSAPAYSAPAYSAPAYSAPAYSAPAYSAPAYSAPAYSAPAHSYAAPAYKPAPYKAY encoded by the exons ATGGCCGCTAAG aTGATCATATTCGCTGCCTGTGTGGCCACCACACTCGCCCAATACGCCGCCCCGGCTTACCCATCCCATCACGCCGCACCCGCTTACTCGGCGCCGGCTTACTCCGCACCGAAGGCATACGCCCCGGAACCCACATACGCCCCGAAACCTTACAGCTTCGAATACAGCGTAAACGACCCACACACCTACGATGTGCACAGCCAATCTGAGCACAGTGACGGATACGGCAACGTCAAAGGAACTTACAGCCTTTTGGAAGCCGACGGTTCCACCCGCGTCGTCGACTACACCGCTGACTCCTACGGTTTCAACGCTGAAGTCAAGAAAATCGAAGGACACGGTTACAGCGCATCCGCCCCAGCCTACAAATCCGCCCCGGCCTACAAGCCCGCTTACTCCGCACCAGCTTACTCTGCACCAGCTTACTCCGCACCAGCTTACTCCGCACCAGCTTACTCCGCACCAGCTTACTCTGCACCAGCTTACTCTGCACCAGCCTACTCTGCACCAGCTTACTCTGCACCAGCCTACTCTGCA